The following proteins are co-located in the Thermus thermophilus HB8 genome:
- a CDS encoding TaqI-like C-terminal specificity domain-containing protein, producing the protein MLFPPSLPPTASGRSLGRVETPPGLVRFMVGLAEAPKGGRVLEPACADGPFLRAFREAHGTGYRFVGVEIDPHALDLPPWAEGVVADFLLWEPGEAFDLILGNPPYGIVGEASKYPIHVLREVKGLYKKTLSTWKGKYNLYGAFIEKSVRLLREGGTLVFVVPATWLVLDDFSLLRSFLAREGRTEVYYLGEVFPGRKVSAVVLRFRKGGKGLALWDTRRDGETFTPLLWSEKPEWKGEIIRFETGWTREMEASGPPLGSLFHIRFAARSPEFKKHPAVQKEPEPGLVPVLTGRNLKPGWIDYESNHSGLWMPKERAKELRDFYATPHLVVAHTKGTKVVAAWDEKAYPWREEFHLLPKEGVELDPLFLVEWLNSDKIQEYVKTLYRDFVPHLTLRMLERIPALLPRKGNTERRKHGPYTSPESAGSF; encoded by the coding sequence ATGCTCTTTCCTCCTTCCCTACCCCCTACGGCCTCCGGGCGAAGCCTGGGCCGAGTAGAAACCCCACCAGGGCTAGTGCGCTTCATGGTGGGGCTCGCCGAGGCCCCGAAAGGGGGAAGGGTCCTGGAACCCGCCTGCGCGGACGGGCCCTTCCTCCGGGCCTTCCGGGAGGCCCACGGGACGGGCTACCGCTTCGTGGGGGTGGAGATCGACCCACACGCCCTGGACCTTCCCCCTTGGGCGGAAGGGGTGGTGGCGGACTTCCTCCTCTGGGAGCCCGGGGAAGCCTTTGACCTCATCTTGGGCAACCCGCCCTACGGCATCGTGGGGGAGGCCAGCAAGTACCCCATCCACGTCCTTAGGGAGGTCAAGGGGCTTTACAAGAAGACCCTATCCACCTGGAAGGGCAAGTACAACCTTTACGGGGCCTTCATAGAGAAATCTGTGCGCCTCTTGAGGGAGGGCGGAACCCTGGTCTTCGTAGTCCCGGCCACGTGGCTCGTCCTGGACGACTTTTCCCTCCTTCGGTCATTTCTGGCCCGAGAAGGGAGAACAGAAGTTTACTATCTAGGCGAGGTCTTCCCCGGAAGAAAGGTGAGCGCTGTGGTTCTTCGGTTCCGGAAGGGAGGAAAAGGCCTCGCCCTTTGGGACACCCGGAGAGACGGGGAGACCTTCACGCCCCTCTTGTGGAGCGAGAAGCCGGAATGGAAGGGAGAGATCATCCGCTTCGAAACAGGGTGGACCAGGGAGATGGAGGCCTCGGGTCCACCCCTAGGTAGCCTATTCCACATCCGCTTCGCCGCCAGGAGCCCGGAGTTCAAGAAGCATCCCGCCGTCCAAAAGGAACCGGAACCTGGCCTTGTGCCCGTCCTGACGGGAAGGAACCTGAAGCCGGGGTGGATAGACTACGAAAGCAACCACTCCGGCCTTTGGATGCCCAAGGAAAGGGCCAAGGAGCTTAGGGACTTCTACGCCACGCCCCACTTGGTGGTGGCCCACACTAAGGGCACCAAGGTGGTAGCCGCTTGGGACGAGAAGGCCTACCCGTGGAGAGAAGAGTTCCACCTTCTGCCCAAGGAGGGTGTGGAACTAGACCCCTTGTTTCTGGTAGAGTGGTTAAACTCCGATAAGATACAAGAGTATGTCAAAACCCTTTACAGGGACTTTGTTCCTCACTTGACGCTTAGAATGTTGGAGCGGATACCTGCGTTGCTTCCCCGAAAGGGGAACACCGAGAGGAGGAAACATGGCCCCTACACAAGCCCAGAAAGTGCTGGAAGCTTTTGA
- a CDS encoding GntR family transcriptional regulator, translating into MQTLGFRRPNQVREAVYRHLKDLLLSGRFSPGERLSEPLLAQELGVSRTPVREALMRLAEEGLVELVPGKGARVRVFAPEEVEEVYGVRALLEGEAAREAALRATPWELAELERLLQAIDEAPREDYPEQMRRDLEFHRALVRLSGNRTLYRLYEDLLATLALARSALPTLSQDEATRREHRAILEALLRRDPEEARRAVEAHVFRFRDLVVGRLREEGG; encoded by the coding sequence ATGCAGACCCTGGGCTTCCGCCGCCCCAACCAGGTGCGCGAGGCGGTCTACCGCCACCTCAAGGACCTCCTCCTCTCGGGGCGTTTCTCCCCGGGGGAGAGGCTTTCCGAGCCCCTTTTGGCCCAGGAGCTCGGCGTCTCCCGCACCCCCGTGCGGGAGGCCCTGATGCGCCTCGCCGAGGAGGGCTTGGTGGAGCTCGTCCCGGGGAAGGGGGCGAGGGTCCGGGTCTTTGCCCCCGAGGAGGTGGAGGAGGTCTACGGGGTGCGGGCCCTTTTGGAGGGGGAGGCGGCGCGGGAGGCGGCCTTGAGGGCCACCCCCTGGGAGCTCGCCGAGCTTGAGCGCCTCCTTCAGGCCATAGACGAGGCCCCGCGGGAGGACTACCCGGAGCAGATGCGCCGCGACCTGGAGTTCCACCGCGCCTTGGTGCGGCTATCCGGGAACCGCACCCTTTACCGCCTCTACGAGGACCTCCTCGCCACCCTGGCCCTGGCCCGGAGCGCCCTTCCCACCCTCTCCCAGGACGAGGCCACGAGGCGGGAGCACCGGGCGATCCTCGAGGCCCTCCTCCGCAGGGACCCGGAGGAGGCGAGGCGGGCGGTGGAGGCCCACGTCTTCCGCTTCCGCGACCTGGTGGTGGGGCGGCTTCGGGAGGAGGGAGGATGA
- the gyrB gene encoding DNA topoisomerase (ATP-hydrolyzing) subunit B: protein MSYDASAIRVLKGLEGVRHRPAMYIGGTGVEGYHHLFKEILDNAVDEALAGYATEILVRLNEDGSLTVEDNGRGIPVDLMPEEGKPAVEVIYTTLHSGGKFEQGAYKVSGGLHGVGASVVNALSEWTVVEVFREGKHHRIAFSRGEVTEPLRVVGEAPRGKTGTRVTFKPDPEIFGNLRFDPSKIRARLREVAYLVAGLKLVFQDRQHGKEEVFLDKGGVASFAKALAEGEDLLYEKPFLIRGTHGEVEVEVGFLHTQGYNAEILTYANMIPTRDGGTHLTAFKSAYSRALNQYAKKAGLNKEKGPQPTGDDLLEGLYAVVSVKLPNPQFEGQTKGKLLNPEAGTAVGQVVYERLLEILEENPRIAKAVYEKALRAAQAREAARKARELVRRQNPLESDELPGKLADCQTENPEEAELFIVEGDSAGGSAKQGRDRRFQAILPLRGKILNVEKAGLSKALKNAEVRAMVSAIGVGIGGDGEAHFDLEGLRYHKIIIMTDADVDGSHIRTLLLTFFYRYMRPLIERGHVYIAQPPLYRLQVGKKVEYLYSDEELQARLKELEGKHYEVQRFKGLGEMNPEQLWETTMNPEKRVLKRVELQDALEASELFEKLMGQEVAPRREFIEEHARYAELDI from the coding sequence GTGAGCTACGACGCTTCTGCCATTCGGGTGCTCAAGGGCCTGGAGGGGGTCCGCCACCGCCCGGCCATGTACATCGGCGGCACGGGGGTGGAAGGGTACCACCACCTCTTCAAGGAGATCCTGGACAACGCCGTGGACGAGGCCCTGGCGGGCTACGCCACGGAGATCCTGGTGCGCCTCAACGAGGACGGCTCCCTCACCGTGGAGGACAACGGCCGCGGCATCCCCGTGGACCTCATGCCCGAGGAGGGAAAGCCCGCCGTGGAGGTCATCTACACCACCCTCCACTCCGGGGGCAAGTTTGAGCAGGGCGCCTACAAGGTCTCCGGGGGGCTCCACGGGGTGGGGGCGAGCGTGGTGAACGCCCTTTCCGAGTGGACCGTGGTGGAGGTCTTCCGGGAGGGGAAGCACCACCGGATCGCCTTCAGCCGGGGCGAGGTCACGGAGCCCCTCCGGGTGGTGGGCGAGGCCCCCAGGGGGAAGACCGGGACCCGGGTCACCTTCAAGCCCGACCCCGAGATCTTCGGGAACCTCCGCTTTGACCCGAGCAAGATCCGGGCCCGCCTCCGGGAGGTGGCCTACCTGGTGGCCGGGCTCAAGCTCGTCTTCCAGGACCGCCAGCACGGAAAGGAGGAGGTCTTCCTGGACAAGGGGGGCGTGGCCTCCTTCGCCAAGGCCTTGGCCGAGGGGGAGGACCTCCTCTACGAGAAGCCCTTCCTCATCCGGGGCACCCACGGGGAGGTGGAGGTGGAGGTGGGCTTCCTCCACACCCAGGGGTACAACGCCGAGATCCTCACCTACGCCAACATGATCCCCACCCGGGACGGGGGTACCCACCTCACCGCCTTCAAGTCCGCCTACAGCCGCGCCCTGAACCAGTACGCCAAGAAGGCGGGCCTCAACAAGGAAAAAGGCCCCCAGCCCACGGGGGACGACCTCCTGGAGGGGCTCTACGCCGTGGTCTCGGTGAAGCTCCCCAACCCCCAGTTTGAGGGGCAGACCAAGGGGAAGCTCCTAAACCCCGAGGCCGGGACCGCCGTGGGCCAGGTGGTTTACGAGCGGCTTCTGGAGATCCTGGAGGAGAACCCCCGCATCGCCAAGGCCGTCTACGAGAAGGCCCTGAGGGCCGCCCAGGCCCGGGAGGCGGCGAGGAAGGCGAGGGAGCTCGTCCGCAGGCAGAACCCCCTGGAGTCCGACGAGCTTCCCGGAAAGCTCGCCGACTGCCAGACGGAAAACCCCGAGGAGGCGGAGCTTTTCATCGTGGAGGGGGACTCGGCAGGGGGGAGCGCCAAGCAGGGCCGGGACCGCCGCTTCCAGGCCATCCTGCCCCTCCGGGGGAAGATCCTCAACGTGGAGAAGGCGGGGCTCTCCAAGGCCCTGAAGAACGCCGAGGTGCGGGCCATGGTCTCGGCCATCGGCGTGGGCATCGGGGGGGATGGGGAGGCCCACTTTGACCTCGAGGGCCTCCGCTACCACAAGATCATCATCATGACCGACGCCGACGTGGACGGAAGCCACATCCGCACCCTCCTCCTCACCTTCTTCTACCGCTACATGCGCCCCCTCATTGAACGGGGCCACGTCTACATCGCCCAGCCTCCCCTCTACCGCCTCCAGGTGGGGAAGAAGGTGGAGTACCTCTACTCCGACGAGGAGCTCCAGGCCCGGCTCAAGGAGCTGGAAGGCAAGCACTACGAGGTCCAGCGCTTCAAGGGCCTGGGGGAGATGAACCCGGAGCAGCTTTGGGAGACCACCATGAACCCGGAGAAGCGGGTCCTCAAGCGGGTGGAGCTCCAGGACGCCCTCGAGGCCAGCGAGCTCTTTGAGAAGCTCATGGGCCAGGAGGTGGCCCCGAGGCGCGAGTTCATAGAGGAGCACGCCCGCTACGCCGAGCTGGACATCTAA
- a CDS encoding TaqI family restriction endonuclease — translation MDLESYQEKYRPIKTVEQDLPRELNPLPDLYDHYWKPNGNTLHFPDFETFFDQWWEKRLRPLNEFIRKYFWGCSYEFVRLGLEARLYRTAVSIWTQFHFCYRWNASCQLRLTATWELDAQGIDAQIQAEDRLIGIQIKKETYRSEAREGNRFLRRREHSALLEVPYTLQSPEELERKAQRARTREEAYRLWVKIAHHLERLPNGFVIFRESYVKDLENFLKQNATTLSGLIPWDKVAREALTGP, via the coding sequence TTGGACCTCGAGAGCTACCAAGAAAAATACCGCCCCATCAAAACAGTAGAGCAAGACCTACCTAGAGAGCTTAACCCACTTCCAGACTTGTACGACCACTATTGGAAGCCCAACGGGAACACCCTTCACTTTCCAGATTTTGAAACTTTCTTCGACCAGTGGTGGGAGAAGCGCCTCCGGCCCCTAAACGAGTTTATTCGCAAGTATTTTTGGGGATGTTCCTATGAATTTGTCCGTCTCGGCTTAGAAGCGAGGCTCTACCGGACCGCTGTTTCCATTTGGACGCAATTTCACTTTTGCTATCGCTGGAACGCCTCTTGTCAACTTCGCTTGACGGCCACCTGGGAGTTGGACGCCCAGGGGATAGATGCACAAATTCAAGCAGAAGACCGCCTGATAGGCATTCAGATAAAAAAGGAAACCTATCGCTCGGAAGCCCGGGAGGGAAACCGCTTCCTAAGAAGGCGCGAACATTCCGCCCTCCTGGAAGTTCCCTACACGCTGCAAAGCCCAGAGGAACTCGAAAGAAAAGCCCAGCGTGCCCGAACCAGAGAAGAAGCCTACCGCTTGTGGGTCAAAATCGCCCACCATCTAGAACGGCTTCCCAACGGATTCGTCATCTTCCGAGAAAGCTACGTAAAGGACTTGGAAAACTTTTTAAAGCAAAACGCCACTACATTGTCCGGACTCATACCCTGGGATAAGGTAGCCCGGGAAGCCCTCACCGGCCCGTGA
- a CDS encoding DUF4032 domain-containing protein, translating into MRAELQAETEAERLERQAKLHELLHRLRGEPNVLLPFHQALALRPRGERHLGLRTIEVDKVVGSVDRYEDFDHRFLPKTPHTLERWKRLRALQLAGAEFPPIEVYQVGEAYFVKDGNHRVALAKATGQKFIDAHVIALDVPVPIEPGDTPKDLLLKAEYAHFLEKTRLKDLVPGAEEIRFTALGRYDRLLDHIATRRYFKGLEEGREISWEEAVVDWYENLYKPTVEAIRRLGLLRDFPGRTEADLYLWVMDHRYFLARELGVDPGPEGAAKSYEAHFGGVWKRLGGGLKRLLTGR; encoded by the coding sequence ATGAGGGCCGAGCTGCAAGCCGAAACCGAAGCCGAGCGCCTGGAACGCCAGGCGAAGCTCCACGAGCTCCTCCACCGCTTAAGGGGGGAGCCGAACGTCCTCCTTCCCTTCCACCAGGCCCTGGCGCTGAGGCCCAGAGGGGAGCGCCATCTGGGCCTCAGGACCATCGAGGTGGACAAGGTGGTGGGCTCCGTGGACCGCTACGAGGACTTTGACCACCGCTTCCTCCCCAAGACCCCCCACACCCTGGAGCGCTGGAAGCGCCTCCGCGCCCTCCAGCTTGCGGGGGCGGAGTTCCCCCCCATAGAGGTCTACCAGGTGGGGGAGGCCTACTTCGTGAAGGACGGGAACCACCGGGTGGCTCTGGCCAAGGCCACGGGGCAGAAGTTCATTGACGCCCACGTCATCGCCTTGGACGTCCCCGTGCCCATAGAGCCTGGGGACACGCCCAAAGACCTCCTCCTCAAGGCGGAGTACGCCCACTTCCTGGAGAAGACGCGGCTCAAAGACCTCGTCCCCGGGGCGGAGGAGATCCGCTTCACCGCCCTGGGCCGCTACGACCGCCTCCTGGACCACATCGCCACCCGGCGCTACTTCAAGGGGCTGGAGGAGGGGCGGGAGATCTCTTGGGAGGAGGCGGTGGTGGACTGGTACGAGAACCTCTACAAGCCCACGGTGGAGGCCATCCGCCGCCTGGGCCTCCTCAGGGACTTCCCGGGGCGCACCGAGGCCGACCTCTACCTCTGGGTCATGGACCACCGCTACTTCCTGGCCCGGGAGCTCGGGGTGGACCCCGGCCCCGAGGGGGCGGCGAAGAGCTACGAAGCCCACTTCGGGGGCGTGTGGAAGCGGCTTGGCGGGGGGCTGAAGCGCCTCCTGACCGGGCGCTAG
- a CDS encoding glycine C-acetyltransferase, which yields MSLDLRARVREELERLKREGLYISPKVLEAPQEPVTRVEGREVVNLASNNYLGFANHPYLKEKARQYLEKWGAGSGAVRTIAGTFTYHVELEEALARFKGTESALVLQSGFTANQGVLGALLKEGDVVFSDELNHASIIDGLRLTKATRLVFRHADVAHLEELLKAHDTDGLKLIVTDGVFSMDGDIAPLDKIVPLAKKYKAVVYVDDAHGSGVLGEKGKGTVHHFGFHQDPDVVQVATLSKAWAGIGGYAAGARELKDLLINKARPFLFSTSHPPAVVGALLGALELIEKEPERVERLWENTRYFKRELARLGYDTLGSQTPITPVLFGEAPLAFEASRLLLEEGVFAVGIGFPTVPRGKARIRNIVTAAHTKEMLDKALEAYEKVGKRLGIIR from the coding sequence ATGAGCCTGGATCTGCGCGCACGCGTCCGCGAGGAGCTGGAAAGGCTCAAGCGGGAGGGGCTTTACATCTCCCCCAAGGTCCTCGAGGCCCCCCAGGAGCCCGTGACCCGGGTGGAGGGGCGGGAGGTGGTGAACCTCGCCTCCAACAACTACCTCGGCTTCGCCAACCACCCCTACCTCAAGGAGAAGGCCCGCCAGTACCTGGAGAAGTGGGGGGCGGGAAGCGGGGCGGTGCGCACCATCGCCGGCACCTTCACCTACCACGTGGAGCTGGAGGAGGCCCTGGCCCGCTTCAAGGGGACGGAAAGCGCCCTCGTCCTCCAGTCGGGCTTCACCGCCAACCAGGGGGTGCTGGGGGCCCTCCTCAAGGAGGGGGACGTGGTCTTCTCCGACGAGCTGAACCACGCCAGCATCATCGACGGCCTCCGCCTCACCAAGGCCACCCGGCTGGTCTTTCGCCACGCGGACGTGGCCCACCTGGAGGAGCTCCTCAAGGCCCACGACACCGACGGGCTCAAGCTCATCGTCACCGACGGGGTCTTCTCCATGGACGGGGACATCGCCCCCCTGGACAAGATCGTCCCCCTGGCCAAGAAGTACAAAGCGGTGGTCTACGTGGACGACGCCCACGGCTCGGGCGTCCTCGGGGAAAAGGGGAAGGGCACGGTCCACCACTTCGGCTTCCACCAGGACCCCGACGTCGTCCAGGTGGCCACCCTCTCCAAGGCCTGGGCGGGGATCGGGGGGTACGCCGCGGGGGCCCGGGAGCTCAAGGACCTCCTCATCAACAAGGCCAGGCCCTTCCTCTTCTCCACAAGCCACCCCCCGGCGGTGGTGGGGGCGCTTCTGGGAGCGCTGGAGCTCATAGAGAAGGAGCCCGAGCGGGTGGAGCGGCTCTGGGAGAACACCCGCTACTTCAAGCGGGAGCTCGCCCGTCTGGGCTACGACACCCTGGGGAGCCAGACCCCCATCACCCCCGTCCTCTTCGGGGAGGCCCCCCTGGCCTTTGAGGCGAGCCGCCTCCTCCTGGAGGAGGGGGTCTTCGCCGTGGGCATCGGCTTCCCCACCGTGCCCAGGGGGAAGGCGAGGATCCGCAACATCGTCACCGCCGCCCACACGAAGGAGATGCTGGACAAGGCCCTCGAGGCCTACGAGAAGGTGGGCAAGAGGCTCGGTATAATCCGCTAA